The following are encoded together in the Syngnathus scovelli strain Florida chromosome 12, RoL_Ssco_1.2, whole genome shotgun sequence genome:
- the LOC125978403 gene encoding C-X-C motif chemokine 9: MESPALECAGEERESIKKWRVVQEIIVKAQSSSNMQLNPQSVCKLILLAAWCALNTDSTFVPGRCLCPETQTGVRGRLQELTVYPKNPNCDKVTVIVTLKSTNEPVCLSPDAPMGKQLIRCWNRARSLDRNVKLCLRRKRRRGLRQLSRQRGRASNLRQ; the protein is encoded by the exons ATGGAAAGCCCAGCTCTTGAGTGTGCGGGGGAGGAGCGCGAGAGTATAAAAAAGTGGCGTGTGGTTCAGGAGATCATTGTCAAGGCTCAGTCATCGTCAAACATGCAGCTCAATCCTCAGTCAGTGTGCAAGCTCATCTTGCTGGCTGCTTGGTGTGCGCTGAACACAG ACAGCACATTTGTTCCGGGAAGATGTTTGTGTCCTGAGACGCAAACTGGCGTGAGAGGCAGACTGCAGGAGCTCACCGTGTACCCCAAGAACCCCAACTGCGACAAAGTCACTGTGAT aGTGACGCTGAAGAGCACCAATGAGCCCGTTTGTCTGAGTCCAGATGCGCCAATGGGAAAACAGCTGATTCGATGCTGGAACAG AGCGAGGTCTCTGGATCGCAACGTGAAGTTGTGTCTGAGGAGAAAGAGAAGACGAGGTCTGCGCCAGCTTTCTCGACAGCGCGGAAGAGCCTCAAATTTACGCCAGTAA
- the tmem72 gene encoding transmembrane protein 72 isoform X2, whose translation MKSGLLCAVGVETIQQGDFNSLGIYLLVSSVGIMIFEMAYYLDALLLMCLPCPPEWQIFTLWGKMAKVEGFQKFLYYSIMSIVCFLHPVLVWHAVIPGAMLLVTALFNFILSKKTKTESSKRPQESYSRQGPTTVYATEGVDPNGTLSFLSAMTGKRVALATKNEGHGLAGSGEESFQAMLELERTPNERKRKDRKPTWMRGRKEVLEREMEEMTEFGDSEPENTSDTAPMITD comes from the exons ATGAAGTCAGGAT TGTTGTGTGCTGTGGGAGTGGAGACCATCCAACAGGGAGACTTCAACAGCCTTGGCATTTACCTgct AGTATCTTCTGTTGGCATCATGATATTTGAGATGGCCTACTACCTGGATGCACTTCTGCTCATGTGCCTGCC GTGTCCTCCTGAGTGGCAGATCTTTACATTATGGGGGAAGATGGCTAAAGTTGAAGGCTTCCAGAAGTTCCTCTATTATTCCATAATGTCCATCGTCTGTTTCCTGCACCCTGTGCTTGTGTGGCATGCAGTTATCCCGG GGGCAATGCTTCTAGTGACTGCCTTGTTCAACTTCATACTCAGCAAGAAAACAAAGACCGAATCATCTAAAAGGCCGCAGGAGAGTTACAGCCGCCAAGGCCCCACCACAGTTTATGCGACAGAGGGGGTCGACCCGAACGGGACGCTCTCCTTCCTCAGCGCGATGACGGGGAAAAGAGTTGCCCTCGCAACCAAGAACGAAGGCCACGGCCTGGCCGGGAGTGGAGAAGAGAGCTTCCAGGCCATGCTGGAGTTGGAGCGCACACCAaatgagaggaagaggaaggataGGAAACCCACATGGATGAGAGGGAGGAAGGAGGTGCTGGAGAGGGAAATGGAAGAGATGACAGAGTTTGGGGATTCAGAGCCAGAAAACACCTCAGACACTGCACCTATGATCACTGACTGA
- the tmem72 gene encoding transmembrane protein 72 isoform X1: protein MDNPGSSWWIMVEIACRILGISTATVLCAVGVETIQQGDFNSLGIYLLVSSVGIMIFEMAYYLDALLLMCLPCPPEWQIFTLWGKMAKVEGFQKFLYYSIMSIVCFLHPVLVWHAVIPGAMLLVTALFNFILSKKTKTESSKRPQESYSRQGPTTVYATEGVDPNGTLSFLSAMTGKRVALATKNEGHGLAGSGEESFQAMLELERTPNERKRKDRKPTWMRGRKEVLEREMEEMTEFGDSEPENTSDTAPMITD from the exons ATggacaacccagggagcagttgGTGGATTATGGTGGAGATTGCCTGCAGGATTCTTGGCATCTCTACAGCCACAG TGTTGTGTGCTGTGGGAGTGGAGACCATCCAACAGGGAGACTTCAACAGCCTTGGCATTTACCTgct AGTATCTTCTGTTGGCATCATGATATTTGAGATGGCCTACTACCTGGATGCACTTCTGCTCATGTGCCTGCC GTGTCCTCCTGAGTGGCAGATCTTTACATTATGGGGGAAGATGGCTAAAGTTGAAGGCTTCCAGAAGTTCCTCTATTATTCCATAATGTCCATCGTCTGTTTCCTGCACCCTGTGCTTGTGTGGCATGCAGTTATCCCGG GGGCAATGCTTCTAGTGACTGCCTTGTTCAACTTCATACTCAGCAAGAAAACAAAGACCGAATCATCTAAAAGGCCGCAGGAGAGTTACAGCCGCCAAGGCCCCACCACAGTTTATGCGACAGAGGGGGTCGACCCGAACGGGACGCTCTCCTTCCTCAGCGCGATGACGGGGAAAAGAGTTGCCCTCGCAACCAAGAACGAAGGCCACGGCCTGGCCGGGAGTGGAGAAGAGAGCTTCCAGGCCATGCTGGAGTTGGAGCGCACACCAaatgagaggaagaggaaggataGGAAACCCACATGGATGAGAGGGAGGAAGGAGGTGCTGGAGAGGGAAATGGAAGAGATGACAGAGTTTGGGGATTCAGAGCCAGAAAACACCTCAGACACTGCACCTATGATCACTGACTGA
- the cxcl12a gene encoding chemokine (C-X-C motif) ligand 12a (stromal cell-derived factor 1), whose protein sequence is MDLKLLAVVAVLTLLAHVPLSQAKPISLVERCYCRSTVNSLPRGYIRELRFIHTPNCPFQVIAKLKTNKEVCVNPEIRWLQQYLKNAINKMKKSKQVN, encoded by the exons ATGGACCTGAAGTTACTCGCAGTCGTGGCTGTTCTCACTCTGCTGGCACATGTGCCACTTTCGCAAG CCAAGCCTATCAGTCTAGTGGAGAGATGCTACTGTCGTTCAACGGTCAACAGCCTCCCTAGGGGGTACATACGAGAACTCCGCTTCATCCATACGCCCAACTGCCCCTTCCAAGTCAT TGCCAAGCTGAAGACAAACAAGGAGGTGTGCGTGAACCCCGAAATTCGATGGCTGCAGCAGTACCTGAAGAACGCCATTAACAA GATGAAAAAGTCCAAGCAAGTTAACTAA